The following are encoded together in the Bradyrhizobium algeriense genome:
- a CDS encoding helix-turn-helix domain-containing protein, which produces MAVVLDTSSCLPERRLAVWQDIVCDTFVGLDCKSDMRGAFWGAVSQCRIGPVALTQVDSTAQRVFRTPSRIARASEDYVLMALGNNGVNGVFQDGREAIVSAGQFAIYDTTRPYELRFDDSFSQTIFQMPRKLLQQRVGSFDGLTATTFAGDRPLERLTYDFARNVSRTIEQVDAAAASRLLDQTLDLLAMTLADRLHARLPDQSVHRSALLYRLKNHILTHLADPELSLPRAAATTGISPRYASDLMAAEQTSFRGYVQTQRLERCKRDLADPAYQARHIGEIAFAWGFNDLAHFSRTFKQRFGVSPREWREQLRH; this is translated from the coding sequence GTGGCTGTCGTGCTCGACACGAGTTCGTGCCTTCCGGAGCGCCGGCTCGCGGTGTGGCAGGACATCGTCTGCGACACCTTCGTCGGCCTCGACTGCAAATCGGACATGCGCGGCGCGTTCTGGGGCGCGGTGTCGCAATGCAGAATCGGACCGGTCGCGCTTACGCAGGTCGATTCCACCGCCCAGCGGGTATTCCGTACGCCGTCGCGAATAGCCCGCGCCAGCGAAGATTACGTGCTGATGGCGCTGGGCAACAATGGCGTGAACGGCGTCTTCCAGGACGGCCGCGAGGCGATCGTTTCCGCGGGACAATTCGCCATTTACGACACCACCCGCCCCTACGAGCTGCGCTTCGACGACAGTTTTTCGCAGACCATCTTCCAGATGCCGCGCAAGCTGCTGCAACAGCGCGTCGGCTCGTTCGATGGTTTGACCGCGACCACGTTCGCCGGCGATCGTCCGCTCGAACGGCTGACCTATGATTTCGCGCGCAATGTGAGCCGGACGATCGAGCAGGTCGATGCCGCGGCCGCAAGCCGCCTGCTCGACCAGACGCTCGACCTGCTCGCGATGACGCTTGCCGACAGGCTGCACGCGCGCCTGCCGGACCAGTCGGTCCACCGGTCAGCGCTGCTCTATCGCCTCAAGAATCATATCCTGACGCATCTCGCCGATCCCGAACTATCGCTGCCGCGCGCCGCGGCGACGACAGGAATCTCGCCGCGTTACGCCAGCGATCTGATGGCCGCCGAACAGACCTCGTTCCGCGGCTACGTGCAGACGCAGCGGCTGGAGCGCTGCAAGCGCGACCTCGCCGATCCTGCGTATCAGGCCCGGCACATCGGCGAGATCGCCTTCGCATGGGGCTTTAACGACCTCGCCCATTTCAGCCGCACCTTCAAGCAGCGGTTCGGCGTCTCGCCGCGCGAATGGCGCGAGCAGCTGCGCCATTGA
- a CDS encoding tyrosine-protein phosphatase, translating to MSESPASPARHLNLSGASNFRDLGGYPTSDGRTVRWRQIFRSNHLGHLTDDDASVLRELGVRSAFDFRGTEERAAALCGMPEITVHSLPVEPTVVAALRAIAAAGTPLSTDHAVEVMRDSYRSYVQKNTQHFRTLFAHLLEDRAPLVIHCTAGKDRTGFACALILHTLGVADDIISEDYLLTNRFYRRDPNSSIDLPEEVKQVLGSVQQSFLAAAFDAIDADYGDLETYLRDGLGLGIAERASLEARYLQG from the coding sequence ATGTCAGAATCCCCTGCCTCCCCCGCCCGCCATCTCAATCTCTCCGGCGCCAGCAATTTCCGCGATCTCGGCGGCTATCCCACCAGCGACGGCCGGACCGTGCGCTGGCGGCAGATCTTCCGTTCCAACCATCTCGGCCATCTCACCGACGACGATGCCTCCGTGCTGCGGGAGCTCGGCGTCCGCAGCGCGTTCGACTTTCGCGGCACCGAGGAACGCGCTGCCGCCCTGTGCGGCATGCCTGAAATCACCGTCCATTCGCTGCCGGTCGAACCCACCGTCGTCGCGGCGCTGCGCGCCATCGCGGCCGCCGGCACGCCGCTGTCGACGGACCACGCCGTTGAGGTGATGCGCGACTCCTACCGCAGCTATGTGCAGAAAAACACGCAGCACTTCCGCACGCTGTTTGCACATCTGCTGGAAGATCGCGCGCCGCTGGTGATCCACTGCACCGCCGGCAAGGACCGCACCGGTTTTGCGTGCGCGCTGATCCTGCATACGCTCGGCGTTGCCGACGACATCATCTCGGAAGACTATCTCCTGACCAATCGCTTCTACCGCAGGGATCCCAACTCAAGCATCGACCTGCCCGAGGAGGTCAAGCAGGTGCTCGGCTCGGTGCAGCAATCGTTTCTTGCCGCCGCGTTCGATGCCATCGACGCCGACTACGGCGATCTCGAAACCTATCTTCGCGATGGCCTCGGGCTCGGTATCGCCGAGCGCGCCAGCCTCGAAGCGCGCTACCTGCAAGGCTGA
- a CDS encoding DUF2735 domain-containing protein gives MMNTGLSQGSAKIYQFPAGGRAALGGRRYGETKTAEMTAQPVNLADCSGSWYHAAAIADATNERDH, from the coding sequence ATGATGAATACGGGTTTGAGTCAGGGGTCTGCCAAGATCTACCAATTCCCAGCCGGGGGCCGCGCGGCTCTCGGGGGACGTCGCTATGGCGAGACCAAGACGGCCGAGATGACCGCCCAGCCGGTCAACCTCGCGGACTGCAGCGGTAGCTGGTACCACGCCGCCGCCATCGCGGACGCCACCAACGAGCGTGATCACTGA
- a CDS encoding glutamine synthetase beta-grasp domain-containing protein, whose product MTKYKLEYIWLDGYTPTPNLRGKTQIKEFDKFPTLEQLPLWGFDGSSTMQAEGHSSDCVLKPVAVYPDAARENGALVMCEVMMPDGKTPHPSNKRATILDDEGAWFGFEQEYFFYKDGRPLGFPSDGYPAPQGPYYTGVGYSNVGSVARKIVEEHLNLCLAAGINHEGINAEVAKGQWEFQIFGKGSKKAADEMWMARYLMLRLTEAYGIDIEFHCKPLGDTDWNGSGMHANFSTKYMREVGGKEYFEKLMAAFDKNLMDHIAVYGPDNDKRLTGKHETAPWNKFSYGIADRGASIRVPHSFANNGYKGYLEDRRPNSQGDPYQIASQILKTIAEVPTDAKAAAA is encoded by the coding sequence ATGACCAAGTACAAGCTCGAGTATATTTGGCTCGACGGCTATACGCCGACGCCGAATCTGCGCGGCAAAACGCAGATCAAGGAATTCGACAAGTTCCCGACGCTGGAACAGCTTCCGCTGTGGGGCTTTGACGGCTCGTCGACCATGCAGGCCGAAGGCCACAGCTCCGATTGCGTGCTGAAGCCGGTCGCTGTCTATCCGGACGCTGCGCGGGAAAACGGCGCGCTGGTGATGTGCGAAGTCATGATGCCCGATGGCAAGACCCCGCACCCCTCGAACAAGCGCGCGACCATCCTCGACGACGAAGGCGCCTGGTTCGGCTTCGAGCAGGAGTATTTCTTCTACAAGGACGGCCGTCCGCTCGGTTTTCCGTCGGATGGCTATCCTGCGCCGCAAGGCCCGTACTACACCGGCGTCGGTTACTCGAACGTCGGCAGCGTCGCGCGCAAGATCGTGGAAGAGCACCTCAACCTCTGTCTCGCCGCCGGCATCAACCACGAGGGCATCAACGCCGAAGTGGCGAAGGGCCAGTGGGAATTCCAGATTTTCGGCAAGGGCTCCAAGAAGGCCGCTGACGAAATGTGGATGGCGCGCTACCTGATGCTGCGCCTCACCGAAGCTTACGGCATCGACATCGAATTCCACTGCAAGCCGCTCGGCGACACCGACTGGAACGGCTCCGGCATGCACGCCAACTTCTCGACCAAGTATATGCGCGAAGTCGGCGGCAAGGAGTACTTCGAGAAGCTGATGGCGGCCTTTGACAAGAATCTCATGGACCACATTGCCGTCTACGGGCCGGACAACGACAAGCGCCTGACCGGCAAGCACGAGACCGCCCCCTGGAACAAGTTCAGCTACGGCATTGCCGACCGCGGCGCCTCGATCCGCGTTCCGCACTCCTTCGCCAACAACGGATACAAGGGCTATCTGGAAGACCGCCGTCCGAATTCGCAGGGCGACCCCTACCAGATCGCGTCCCAGATCCTGAAGACCATCGCGGAAGTCCCGACCGACGCCAAGGCAGCCGCGGCCTAA
- the fabG gene encoding 3-oxoacyl-ACP reductase FabG, with amino-acid sequence MDGKVIVVTGALGGLGRVVVDEALARGARIASVDHAPTQVPATADLFELGGVDLTDAAQAGKAIAAAAAHFGKLDALINIAGGFAFETVTDGDPKTWQRMYALNVMTALNASRAAIPHLIASGAGRIVNIGAMGALQAGSGMGAYAASKAGVHRLTEALAAELKGKITVNAVLPSIIDTAANRASMPKADFAKWVTPQELADVILFLASDAASAVTGALLPVNGRV; translated from the coding sequence ATGGACGGAAAAGTCATTGTCGTGACCGGCGCGCTGGGTGGGCTCGGCCGGGTGGTGGTGGACGAAGCGCTGGCGCGGGGCGCCCGGATTGCAAGCGTCGATCATGCGCCGACGCAAGTGCCGGCCACGGCTGATCTGTTCGAGCTCGGCGGTGTCGACCTCACCGATGCAGCCCAGGCCGGCAAGGCGATCGCGGCCGCTGCGGCGCATTTCGGCAAGCTCGACGCGCTGATCAATATCGCCGGCGGCTTCGCATTCGAGACAGTCACCGACGGCGATCCCAAAACGTGGCAGCGGATGTACGCGCTCAACGTCATGACCGCGCTGAACGCATCGCGCGCGGCAATCCCGCATCTCATCGCGTCGGGCGCCGGGCGCATCGTCAATATCGGCGCGATGGGCGCGCTGCAGGCCGGCAGTGGCATGGGCGCCTACGCCGCCTCCAAGGCCGGCGTGCACCGCCTCACCGAGGCGCTTGCCGCCGAACTCAAGGGCAAGATCACGGTCAACGCCGTGCTGCCGTCGATCATCGACACCGCGGCCAACCGCGCCAGCATGCCCAAAGCCGATTTCGCCAAATGGGTGACGCCGCAGGAATTGGCCGACGTGATCCTGTTCCTCGCCAGCGACGCCGCCAGCGCCGTCACCGGCGCGCTGCTGCCGGTGAACGGGAGAGTTTAG
- a CDS encoding GNAT family N-acetyltransferase yields MYLTHIAAALANSSVRTLSQQEELPLLRDHLLRLDRTSRRDRFHGFMDDSFIERYAEKCANDGTTIIAFFENGVVRGAAELHPPDQSPDSLPEIAFSVEASVRRRGVGSILFRKLITVARAKGYKSLRITTGAQNEPMRALANKFGAQLVFRHGESTGTIDLTKQDHTELATTWADSTLNAVRTVANFNRAYWRMLLRMYGWGRAA; encoded by the coding sequence ATGTACCTCACCCACATCGCGGCCGCGCTTGCCAATAGCAGCGTGCGCACGCTGAGCCAGCAGGAAGAATTGCCGCTGTTGCGCGATCACCTGCTGCGGCTCGACCGCACCAGCCGCCGCGACCGTTTCCATGGCTTCATGGACGACAGCTTCATCGAGCGCTACGCCGAGAAATGCGCCAATGACGGCACGACCATCATCGCCTTCTTTGAAAACGGCGTGGTTCGGGGCGCAGCGGAGCTGCATCCGCCGGACCAATCACCGGATTCGCTGCCCGAGATCGCGTTCAGCGTCGAAGCGTCGGTGCGTCGGCGGGGCGTCGGCAGCATCCTGTTCCGCAAGCTGATCACGGTGGCGCGCGCCAAGGGCTACAAGAGCCTGCGGATCACCACCGGCGCGCAGAACGAGCCGATGCGGGCGCTCGCCAACAAGTTCGGCGCGCAACTGGTGTTCCGCCACGGCGAATCCACCGGCACCATCGACCTGACGAAACAGGATCACACAGAGCTTGCGACCACCTGGGCGGACAGCACGCTGAACGCCGTGCGCACGGTCGCGAATTTCAACCGCGCCTATTGGCGGATGCTGCTGCGGATGTATGGCTGGGGCCGCGCCGCCTGA
- a CDS encoding CHAD domain-containing protein has product MNAPQPVVSDSGAAIAVRRPEQAEIELKLLAPQGALEQLREIPVIVQHARNRGAFRRLETVYYDTPERLLFRHGMSLRVRRSGKHFIQALKLLPNAGQPLTRRQWEAPVDNVAPDLARLPADEVGDPVTTLTNDGLVPVFATRIRRHARQLDLPDAFVEIAFDEGMIEAGGRQEVLSEIELELKSGNAGILFDLGTQLLDAAPLQVGTRSKAERGYALAFDVVQPAAKAEPFSITAEQVVDDVIALLLGTCWHHLLKNQAVAEAGSDPEGVHQMRVALRRLRTICALFRRDIPSPAFQTVNSEARWLMQQLGPAREWDVFAETTVTRLVAAAPDVDFGGLREAVERQRKSSYAALQTVLADPRCSRFLLSLGQLVERRGWRNEIDSEALAALSLPMPTLANKILARLHRKALRRGAHFRQLNVDAQHDLRIDLKKLRYAAEFFLPLYATQAPARRYARRLARLQTSLGRVRDIASTRVLLDTIRQEDQPALHLAIGAVAGWQAHDQIAAARTLRKRWRRFKATPAFWSR; this is encoded by the coding sequence TTGAACGCGCCGCAGCCAGTCGTGAGCGATTCCGGCGCGGCGATTGCTGTGCGACGGCCCGAACAGGCGGAAATCGAACTTAAGCTGCTCGCGCCGCAAGGCGCCCTCGAGCAACTGCGCGAGATACCTGTCATCGTGCAGCATGCACGCAACCGCGGCGCGTTTCGCCGGCTGGAAACGGTGTATTACGATACGCCGGAGCGCCTGCTGTTCCGGCATGGCATGTCGCTGCGCGTGCGACGCAGCGGCAAGCACTTCATTCAGGCACTCAAGCTTCTACCCAATGCCGGACAACCTCTGACCCGACGGCAGTGGGAAGCACCGGTTGACAACGTCGCTCCCGATCTGGCGCGGCTTCCCGCCGACGAGGTCGGCGATCCCGTGACGACGCTCACCAACGACGGACTGGTGCCGGTTTTCGCGACGAGAATTCGCCGGCACGCGCGGCAGCTCGATCTGCCCGATGCTTTCGTTGAAATCGCATTCGACGAGGGGATGATCGAGGCCGGCGGGCGCCAGGAAGTCCTGTCCGAAATCGAACTTGAATTGAAGAGCGGCAATGCCGGCATCCTGTTCGATCTCGGAACGCAGTTGCTCGACGCTGCGCCGCTACAGGTCGGCACGCGCAGCAAGGCGGAGCGCGGCTATGCGCTCGCGTTCGACGTCGTGCAGCCGGCGGCGAAAGCCGAGCCATTCAGCATCACTGCAGAGCAGGTGGTCGACGACGTCATCGCGCTCCTGTTGGGGACCTGCTGGCATCATCTTCTGAAAAATCAGGCCGTGGCGGAGGCGGGATCGGACCCTGAAGGCGTGCATCAGATGCGCGTCGCCTTGCGCCGCTTGCGCACGATATGTGCGCTGTTCCGGCGCGATATTCCGTCGCCTGCATTCCAGACGGTCAACAGCGAAGCGCGGTGGCTGATGCAGCAGCTCGGCCCGGCGCGGGAGTGGGATGTCTTCGCCGAGACGACCGTTACTCGCCTGGTCGCGGCGGCTCCGGATGTCGATTTCGGCGGCCTGCGTGAGGCGGTCGAACGGCAACGCAAATCGAGCTACGCCGCCTTGCAGACCGTTCTCGCCGATCCCCGCTGCAGCCGTTTCCTGCTCTCGCTGGGGCAGCTGGTCGAACGCCGCGGCTGGCGCAACGAGATCGACAGCGAAGCGCTGGCGGCGCTGTCGTTACCGATGCCGACGCTCGCGAACAAGATTTTGGCGCGCCTGCATCGCAAGGCGCTCAGGCGTGGCGCGCATTTCCGGCAGCTCAACGTCGATGCGCAGCACGATCTCAGGATCGACCTCAAGAAGCTGCGTTATGCGGCGGAGTTCTTTCTGCCGCTTTATGCCACGCAGGCGCCCGCCAGGCGTTACGCGAGGCGGCTCGCCAGGCTCCAGACCAGTCTCGGACGCGTGCGCGACATCGCAAGCACCCGCGTTCTGCTCGACACCATCAGGCAGGAAGACCAGCCTGCGCTTCATCTCGCCATCGGCGCAGTGGCCGGTTGGCAAGCCCACGATCAGATTGCTGCGGCAAGAACGCTGCGCAAGAGATGGCGGCGGTTCAAAGCGACGCCCGCATTCTGGAGCCGGTAG
- a CDS encoding GrlR family regulatory protein encodes MLKGLYKFRFTTERGEGSGVMFATAGGRLYGGDSGSSFVGHFVEADGVVSAECVMSRHYHDPGYVPIIAMHFTGVRRGEEVHFEGGSAALPGVRFTTVLTPINDSDAPPPGAVGPDGIGNGLYSIHIRMLDGIDAGNTGVMMLHDGRIRGGDAFFDYTGAYTAASGRWKGELVNREHTAAKGERPVFGGHEVGIGFSGTYDADGAEGEATALAGKRSIRFKAVLRKLVEIEG; translated from the coding sequence GTGCTGAAGGGGTTGTACAAATTCCGTTTCACGACGGAGCGCGGCGAAGGTTCCGGCGTGATGTTCGCCACCGCGGGCGGCCGGCTCTATGGCGGCGATTCCGGCTCTTCCTTCGTCGGCCATTTTGTCGAGGCCGACGGCGTCGTCTCCGCCGAATGCGTGATGTCGCGCCACTACCACGATCCCGGATATGTCCCGATTATCGCGATGCATTTCACCGGCGTGCGCCGCGGGGAGGAAGTTCATTTCGAGGGCGGCAGCGCGGCCTTGCCGGGAGTCCGGTTCACGACCGTGCTGACCCCGATCAACGATTCCGACGCGCCGCCGCCCGGTGCGGTCGGCCCCGACGGGATCGGCAACGGGCTCTACTCCATCCACATCCGGATGCTCGACGGCATCGACGCCGGCAACACCGGTGTCATGATGCTGCATGACGGACGCATCAGGGGCGGCGATGCGTTCTTCGACTATACCGGGGCCTACACGGCGGCGAGCGGGAGATGGAAGGGCGAACTCGTCAACCGCGAGCATACGGCGGCAAAGGGCGAGCGGCCGGTGTTTGGCGGCCATGAGGTCGGCATCGGTTTTTCCGGCACCTACGACGCCGATGGCGCCGAAGGCGAAGCCACCGCGCTCGCCGGCAAGCGCAGCATCCGCTTCAAGGCGGTGCTGCGAAAGCTGGTGGAGATTGAAGGCTAA
- a CDS encoding putative quinol monooxygenase, which translates to MIVVTGSVTARADSFDEVRKLSLKHVRRSRTEPGCISHAVHVDCENPLRLVFFEQWADRAVLLAHFAVPASRDFVRALQSLADQATSIELYEATRLERL; encoded by the coding sequence ATGATCGTGGTGACCGGCAGCGTGACCGCGCGCGCGGACAGCTTTGACGAGGTGCGCAAATTGAGTCTCAAACACGTCCGTCGCTCGCGCACCGAGCCCGGCTGCATCTCCCACGCCGTCCATGTCGACTGCGAGAATCCGCTGCGGCTGGTGTTTTTCGAGCAATGGGCCGATCGCGCCGTTCTATTGGCCCATTTTGCGGTCCCCGCCTCGCGCGATTTCGTCCGCGCACTGCAATCGCTCGCGGATCAGGCCACCAGCATCGAACTGTATGAGGCTACCAGACTTGAGAGATTGTAG
- a CDS encoding MliC family protein, with translation MNCRRNTIFGAALCAAAVASAPSAAFAQSSFRNYRCADGAQFIVGFFQYDSRAHLQLDGKALTLPKRVTLSGSRYQAKGVTLRITKAGVTTLKHARRPTTTCEQQT, from the coding sequence ATGAATTGTCGCAGGAATACGATTTTTGGGGCTGCGCTATGCGCCGCGGCGGTGGCAAGCGCACCGTCAGCCGCGTTCGCGCAGTCGAGTTTCCGGAACTATCGCTGCGCCGACGGGGCGCAATTCATTGTCGGGTTCTTTCAGTACGATTCCCGCGCCCATCTGCAGCTCGACGGCAAGGCGCTGACTCTACCCAAGCGCGTGACGCTGTCGGGGTCGCGTTATCAGGCGAAGGGCGTGACCCTGAGGATCACCAAGGCCGGGGTCACGACGCTCAAGCATGCCAGGCGGCCGACCACCACATGCGAGCAGCAGACATGA
- a CDS encoding DUF2161 domain-containing phosphodiesterase, whose translation METALYLPVKRFLEKLGFTVKGEVGGCDLVALSGDDPPVVVIGELKLSFNLELILQAVDRAGAADEVWLAAKLSARGKGRESDARYRNLCRRLGFGMLAVTNTGDVEVIVQPATAAPRRNPKKRSRLVAEHQKRKGDPAMGGSTRAPIMTAYRQQALACASALSGGPRRVKDLRIEIPDAGKILLHNVYGWFDRAERGIYVLTDAGHAALKRWPQQPLDLSAAGDSAP comes from the coding sequence TTGGAAACCGCGCTTTATCTTCCCGTCAAACGCTTCCTGGAAAAGCTCGGCTTCACCGTCAAGGGCGAGGTCGGGGGCTGCGATCTGGTGGCGTTGAGCGGCGACGATCCGCCGGTCGTGGTGATCGGCGAACTGAAGCTTTCCTTCAACCTGGAACTGATCCTGCAGGCGGTGGATCGCGCGGGCGCTGCCGACGAGGTCTGGCTCGCGGCCAAATTATCGGCCCGCGGCAAGGGCCGCGAGAGCGACGCCCGCTATCGCAATCTCTGCCGCCGCTTGGGCTTCGGCATGCTGGCGGTCACCAACACGGGCGATGTCGAGGTGATCGTCCAGCCTGCGACGGCAGCCCCTCGCCGCAACCCAAAAAAGCGGTCACGGCTGGTCGCCGAGCATCAGAAGCGCAAGGGCGATCCTGCCATGGGCGGTTCGACGCGCGCGCCGATCATGACGGCCTATCGCCAGCAGGCGCTGGCCTGCGCCTCGGCGCTGTCAGGCGGGCCGCGGCGTGTGAAGGATTTGCGAATCGAAATTCCCGACGCCGGAAAAATCCTGTTGCATAACGTCTATGGCTGGTTCGATCGCGCCGAGCGCGGCATCTATGTGTTGACCGATGCCGGACATGCCGCGCTGAAGCGCTGGCCGCAGCAGCCGCTGGACCTGAGCGCCGCCGGCGATTCCGCGCCGTGA